A DNA window from Malus domestica chromosome 12, GDT2T_hap1 contains the following coding sequences:
- the LOC103456288 gene encoding probable glycosyltransferase STELLO2: MFVQERNGPKSPKYSHSNSRASLSFAPNLDFSSWVSENLYKIVTVVLLIATVAALFVLRNIGDTAALLCFETQAQNLEKIRMPQLESTVKTISDTSSPYASFRSEKWVVVSVSDYPSDSLKKLVKLKGWQVLAIGNSKTPSDWSLKGAIFLSLEQQAQLGFRVLEYLPYDSYVRKSVGYLFAIQHGAKKIFDADDRGEVIGDDLGKHFDVELIGEGARQETILQYSHENPNRTIVNPYIHFGQRSVWPRGLPLENVGELGHEEFYTEVFGGKQFIQQGISNGLPDVDSVFYFTRKSGLEAFDIRFDDHAPKVALPQGTMVPVNSFNTIYHSSAFWGLMLPVSVSTMASDILRGYWGQRLLWEIGGYVVVYPPTVHRYDRIQAYPFSEEKDLHVNVGRLIKFLVSWRSGKHRLFEKILELSFVMAEEGFWTEKDLKFTAAWLHDLIAVGYQQPRLMSLELDRPRANIGHGDTKEFVPQKFPSVHLGVEETGTVNYEIGNLIRWRKNFGNVVLIMFCSGPVERTALEWRLLYGRIFKTVIILSDLKNTDLAVEEGKLENVYKYMPKIFDRYSGADGFLFLQDNTILNYWNLLQADKTKLWITNEVPKSWSTVSTKDNSEEWFSKQAGMVKKVVSMMPVHFQVSYKNSVTSRKSVTLCSSEVFYIPRRFVADFVDLVNLVGNLEIHYKVAIPMFFQALDSPQNFDSVLSTMIYEEQLPSTNSSSLYSAKVPAVHPWSVTSEQEFIKLIRVMAEGDPLLMELV; the protein is encoded by the exons ATGTTTGTCCAAGAACGCAACGGACCCAAATCCCCAAAATACTCTCACTCCAACTCCAGAGCGTCGCTTTCCTTCGCTCCGAATCTCGATTTCTCCTCATGGGTTTCCGAGAATCTGTACAAAATCGTCACCGTCGTGCTTCTGATCGCCACCGTCGCCGCCCTCTTCGTCCTCCGTAACATCGGTGACACCGCCGCCTTGCTCTGCTTCGAGACCCAGGCTCAGAACCTCGAGAAGATTCGGATGCCCCAGCTCGAATCCACCGTCAAGACCATCTCCGACACGTCGTCTCCCTACGCCAGCTTCCGATCTGAGAAGTGGGTTGTCGTTTCCGTCTCCGATTACCCGTCTGACTCGCTCAAGAAGCTCGTGAAGCTCAAGGGGTGGCAGGTCCTGGCGATTGGGAACTCCAAAACGCCGTCGGATTGGAGCCTCAAAGGTGCTATCTTTCTGTCCCTTGAACAACAAGCTCAattgggttttagggttttggagtaCTTGCCTTATGATTCTTATGTTAGGAAGAGTGTGGGATACTTGTTTGCGATCCAGCACGGGGCGAAGAAGATCTTCGACGCTGATGATCGCGGAGAGGTGATTGGTGATGATTTGGGTAAACATTTTGATGTGGAATTGATTGGTGAGGGTGCTAGGCAAGAGACTATATTGCAGTATAGCCATGAGAATCCCAACAGGACCATTGTGAACCCGTATATTCATTTCGGGCAACGCTCTGTGTGGCCGAGAGGTTTGCCATTGGAGAATGTTGGTGAGCTTGGCCATGAAGAGTTCTACACTGAGGTTTTTGGTGGAAAGCAGTTTATACAACAGGGTATATCCAATGGACTTCCTGATGTCGATTCTGTGTTTTATTTTACACGAAAATCAGGTTTGGAAGCGTTTGATATCAGGTTTGATGACCATGCCCCAAAAGTGGCATTGCCGCAGGGGACGATGGTGCCTGTTAACTCTTTCAATACAATTTACCATTCGTCGGCATTTTGGGGTTTGATGCTTCCTGTTTCTGTTAGCACAATGGCTTCTGATATATTAAGGGGTTACTGGGGGCAAAGGCTTTTGTGGGAAATAggtggatatgttgtagtttaTCCCCCAACTGTTCATCGGTATGATAGAATTCAGGCATACCCCTTTTCTGAAGAGAAAGATCTTCATGTTAATGTAGgacgtttgatcaaatttttggTTTCATGGAGATCGGGTAAGCATAGGTTGTTTGAAAAGATTTTGGAGTTAAGTTTTGTCATGGCAGAAGAGGGGTTTTGGACTGAGAAGGATCTGAAGTTTACCGCTGCTTGGCTTCATGACTTAATTGCTGTAGGGTATCAGCAGCCTAGATTAATGTCATTGGAATTGGATCGGCCACGGGCAAATATTGGTCATGGGGATACAAAAGAGTTTGTCCCGCAAAAATTTCCATCAGTTCATCTTGGAGTTGAGGAAACAGGAACAGTGAACTATGAAATTGGAAATTTGATTAGATGGAGGAAGAATTTTGGGAATGTTGTGCTTATCATGTTTTGCAGTGGACCTGTGGAACGTACTGCTTTGGAATGGAGATTGCTTTATGGGCGGATATTTAAAACTGTGATCATTTTGTCTGATCTAAAGAACACCGATCTtgctgttgaagaaggaaaattGGAGAATGTATATAA GTACATGCCCAAAATTTTTGATCGATATTCCGGGGCAGATGGATTTTTATTTCTTCAGGACAATACTATTCTTAATTACTGGAATCTTCTACAGGCAGACAAAACTAAATTGTGGATCACAAATGAG GTACCCAAGTCTTGGAGTACTGTGTCAACAAAAGACAACTCAGAAGAATGGTTTTCAAAGCAAGCAGGCATGGTAAAGAAGGTTGTTAGCATGATGCCAGTTCACTTCCAAGTCAGTTATAAGAACAGTGTAACTAGTCGCAAGAGCGTCACATTATGCAGTTCTGAGGTGTTCTACATCCCTCGTCGGTTTGTAGCTGACTTCGTCGATCTTGTTAATCTAGTTGGGAATCTAGAAATTCATTACAAGGTTGCCATTCCAATGTTCTTTCAAGCATTAGATTCACCTCAGAACTTTGACTCGGTGCTCAGTACAATGATATATGAGGAACAACTACCTTCTACGAATTCTTCATCCTTGTATTCGGCTAAAGTACCTGCGGTTCACCCATGGAGTGTGACAAGCGAACAAGAGTTCATTAAACTAATAAGAGTAATGGCAGAAGGTGACCCTCTCCTAATGGAGTTAGTTTGA
- the LOC103456287 gene encoding magnesium-chelatase subunit ChlH, chloroplastic, with protein MASLVSSPFTLPNAKADQLSSLSRKQYFLHSFLPKKTSNLGSKSSLKVKCAMGNGLFTQTTQEVRRIVPENKQGLPTVKIVYVVLEAQYQSSLTAAVQSLNAGNRYASFQVVGYLVEELRDADTYKMFCQDLEDANIFIGSLIFVEELAVKVKEAVEKQRDRMDAVLVFPSMPEVMRLNKLGSFSMSQLGQSKSPFFQLFKRKKQSAGFADSMLKLVRTLPKVLKYLPSDKAQDARLYILSLQFWLGGSPDNLQNFVKMISGSYVPALKGEKIPYSDPVLFLDTGIWHPLAPCMYDDVKEYLNWYGTRKDANEKLKSPNAPVVGLILQRSHIVTGDESHYVAVIMELEARGAKVIPIFAGGLDFSGPVERFLIDPVTKKPFIHSAISLTGFALVGGPARQDHPRAVEALMKLDVPYIVALPLVFQTTEEWLNSTLGLHPIQVALQVALPELDGGMEPIVFAGRDPRTGKSHALHKRVEQLCIRAIRWGELKRKAKAEKKVAITVFSFPPDKGNVGTAAYLNVFASIFSVLQELKRDGYNVENLPETSEALIEDVIHDKEAQFSSPNLNVAYKMGVREYQSLTPYATALEENWGKPPGNLNSDGENLLVYGKQYGNVFIGVQPTFGYEGDPMRLLFSKSASPHHGFAAYYSFVEKIFQADAVLHFGTHGSLEFMPGKQVGMSDACFPDSLIGNIPNVYYYAANNPSEATIAKRRSYANTISYLTPPAENAGLYKGLKQLSELISSYQSLKDTGRGSQIVSSIISTAKQCNLDKDVDLPEEGVEISAKERDLVVGKVYSKIMEIESRLLPCGLHVIGEPPTAMEAVATLVNIAALDRPEEGISSLPSILAETAGRDIEDIYRSSDKGVLKDVELLRQITDTSRGAIYAFVERTTNSKGQVVDVADKLSSILGFGINEPWVQYLSNTKFYRADREKLRTLFVFLAECLKLIVADNEIGSLKQALEGKYVEPGPGGDPIRNPKVLPTGKNIHALDPQSIPTTAAMQSAKIVVERLIERQKIDNGGKYPETVALVLWGTDNIKTYGESLAQVLWMVGVLPVADAFGRVNRVEIVPLEELGRPRIDVVVNCSGVFRDLFINQMNLLDRAVKMVAELDEPVEQNFIRKHALEQAETLGIGVREAATRIFSNASGSYSSNINLAVENSSWNDEKQLQDMYLSRKSFAFDSDAPGVGMAENRKVFEMALSTAEATFQNLDSSEISLTDVSHYFDSDPTNLVQSLRKDGKKPSAYIADTTTANAQVRTLSETVRLDARTKLLNPKWYEGMLSSGYEGVREIEKRLTNTVGWSATSGQVDNWVYEEANTTFIQDKEMLERLMKTNPNSFRKLVQTFLEANGRGYWDTAEENIEKLKELYQEVEDKIEGIDR; from the exons ATGGCTTCATTAGTGTCTTCACCTTTCACGTTACCCAACGCAAAAGCAGACCAACTTTCTTCCCTCTCCAGAAAGCAATACTTTCTCCACTCCTTCCTCCCCAAAAAAACCAGCAATTTGGGCTCAAAGTCCTCCCTCAAAGTGAAATGTGCCATGGGCAATGGCCTCTTCACCCAAACCACCCAGGAAGTCCGCCGCATCGTCCCCGAAAACAAGCAGGGCCTCCCCACTGTCAAAATTGTCTATGTCGTCCTGGAGGCTCAGTACCAATCCTCCCTCACAGCCGCTGTCCAGTCCCTCAACGCGGGCAACCGCTACGCCTCCTTCCAAGTTGTGGGTTATCTAGTCGAAGAGCTTCGTGACGCCGACACCTACAAAATGTTCTGCCAAGACCTCGAGGACGCCAACATTTTCATTGGGTCCTTGATTTTTGTGGAGGAGCTTGCAGTCAAGGTGAAGGAGGCTGTGGAGAAGCAGAGGGACAGGATGGATGCAGTGTTGGTGTTTCCGTCAATGCCAGAAGTCATGAGGCTCAACAAGTTGGGATCTTTCAGCATGTCGCAGCTCGGGCAATCGAAAAGCCCCTTTTTTCAGCTGTTCAAGAGGAAGAAGCAGTCCGCCGGGTTCGCTGACAGCATGCTCAAGCTTGTGAGGACTTTGCCGAAGGTGTTGAAGTACCTGCCGAGTGATAAAGCTCAGGATGCTAGGCTTTACATTCTCAGTTTGCAGTTTTGGCTCGGTGGATCGCCGGATAACTTGCAGAATTTCGTGAAGATGATATCGGGGTCTTATGTTCCGGCTCTGAAAGGGGAAAAGATTCCGTATTCAGACccggttttatttttggatacCGGAATTTGGCACCCTTTGGCACCCTGTATGTATGATGATGTGAAGGAGTACTTGAATTGGTATGGAACTAGGAAGGATGCCAATGAGAAGCTTAAGAGCCCGAATGCGCCTGTGGTCGGGTTGATTCTACAGAGGAGTCACATTGTTACCGGAGATGAGAGTCACTATGTGGCTGTGATCATGGAATTGGAGGCAAGAGGGGCAAAGGTGATACCGATTTTCGCTGGTGGGCTTGACTTTTCAGGGCCGGTTGAGAGGTTTCTGATTGATCCGGTTACTAAGAAGCCGTTCATTCATTCTGCGATTTCGCTTACTGGTTTTGCTCTTGTTGGGGGGCCAGCAAGACAGGATCATCCGCGGGCCGTTGAAGCTCTGATGAAGCTCGACGTTCCATACATTGTTGCATTGCCTTTGGTGTTCCAGACTACTGAGGAGTGGTTGAATAGCACTTTGGGTCTGCACCCAATTCAGGTGGCATTGCAAGTGGCTCTCCCAGAGCTGGATGGAGGCATGGAGCCCATCGTTTTCGCTGGCCGGGATCCTAGAACAG GGAAATCACATGCTCTTCACAAGAGGGTAGAACAGCTCTGCATCAGGGCAATCAGATGGGGTGAATTGAAAAGGAAGGCAAAG GCAGAGAAGAAGGTAGCTATCACGGTGTTCAGTTTCCCTCCAGACAAAGGAAATGTTGGAACAGCTGCCTACCTCAATGTTTTTGCCTCAATCTTCTCGGTTCTGCAAGAACTCAAAAGAGATGGTTACAATGTTGAGAACCTTCCAGAGACTTCAGAGGCTTTGATTGAGGATGTAATTCACGACAAAGAGGCTCAATTCAGCAGCCCAAATCTGAATGTCGCATACAAGATGGGGGTCCGTGAATACCAAAGCCTAACTCCATATGCCACTGCATTGGAGGAAAACTGGGGAAAACCTCCCGGTAACCTCAACTCTGATGGAGAGAATCTCTTGGTATATGGGAAACAGTACGGAAATGTCTTCATTGGTGTTCAGCCCACATTTGGCTATGAGGGTGATCCGATGAGGCTGCTGTTCTCCAAATCTGCTAGCCCACATCACGGCTTTGCAGCATACTATTCATTTGTTGAAAAGATATTCCAAGCTGATGCTGTTCTACATTTCGGTACTCACGGTTCACTCGAATTCATGCCTGGAAAACAGGTGGGAATGAGTGACGCCTGTTTCCCGGACAGTCTGATTGGGAACATCCCCAATGTTTATTACTATGCTGCTAACAACCCATCTGAAGCTACCATAGCTAAACGTCGTAGCTATGCCAACACTATCAGCTATCTGACTCCTCCTGCAGAAAATGCTGGACTTTACAAAGGTCTTAAGCAGTTGAGTGAGCTCATCTCCTCCTATCAATCCTTGAAAGACACAGGCCGCGGGTCACAGATTGTTAGCTCAATAATCAGCACAGCCAAGCAGTGCAATCTCGACAAGGACGTAGACCTACCCGAAGAAGGAGTGGAAATCTCAGCAAAAGAACGAGATCTTGTGGTCGGAAAGGTGTATTCCAAAATCATGGAGATTGAGTCCCGCCTGTTGCCTTGCGGGCTTCACGTCATTGGTGAGCCTCCCACAGCAATGGAAGCAGTTGCAACTCTGGTTAACATTGCCGCACTGGACCGTCCAGAAGAAGGGATTTCTTCCCTCCCATCTATATTAGCAGAGACAGCCGGAAGAGACATAGAGGATATTTACAGAAGCAGCGATAAAGGGGTATTGAAGGATGTAGAGCTTCTTCGGCAAATAACTGACACATCACGGGGAGCAATTTATGCATTTGTGGAGCGTACGACAAATAGCAAGGGCCAAGTAGTTGACGTAGCTGATAAACTGAGCTCAATCCTTGGGTTCGGTATAAACGAACCATGGGTGCAGTACTTGTCAAACACAAAATTTTACAGGGCTGACAGGGAGAAGCTCAGAACATTGTTCGTGTTCTTGGCAGAATGCTTGAAGCTAATTGTGGCTGACAATGAGATAGggagtttgaaacaagcattggAGGGTAAATATGTAGAGCCAGGGCCCGGTGGTGACCCGATAAGAAACCCGAAAGTGTTGCCAACGGGAAAGAATATTCATGCACTTGATCCACAATCTATTCCCACAACAGCAGCAATGCAGAGTGCAAAAATTGTGGTGGAGAGGCTGATAGAGAGGCAGAAGATCGATAACGGGGGAAAGTATCCTGAGACCGTAGCACTTGTTTTGTGGGGTACAGACAATATCAAGACCTACGGTGAATCCTTGGCTCAGGTTTTGTGGATGGTGGGTGTATTACCAGTTGCAGATGCTTTTGGACGGGTCAACCGGGTGGAGATAGTACCTCTTGAGGAGCTTGGAAGACCGAGGATTGATGTCGTTGTCAACTGCTCAGGTGTTTTCAGAGACCTCTTCATCAATCAG ATGAATTTGCTTGACCGGGCAGTGAAGATGGTAGCTGAACTAGACGAGCCAGTGGAGCAAAACTTCATCAGGAAGCACGCACTGGAGCAAGCAGAAACCCTAGGGATCGGGGTTCGTGAAGCTGCGACCCGAATCTTCTCCAATGCCTCGGGATCATATTCCTCCAACATAAACCTTGCTGTGGAAAACTCCTCATGGAACGATGAGAAGCAGCTGCAAGACATGTATCTAAGTCGGAAGTCGTTTGCTTTTGATTCTGATGCCCCCGGTGTAGGCATGGCTGAGAACAGGAAAGTTTTTGAGATGGCTCTGAGCACAGCTGAGGCAACATTCCAAAACCTTGACTCGTCGGAGATCTCACTCACTGATGTGAGTCACTACTTTGACTCGGATCCGACCAATCTGGTGCAAAGCCTAAGGAAAGATGGAAAGAAACCCAGTGCTTACATTGCTGACACCACCACAGCCAATGCCCAG GTTCGCACACTGTCTGAGACCGTACGTCTTGATGCAAGGACGAAGTTGTTGAACCCGAAGTGGTACGAAGGAATGTTGTCAAGTGGATACGAGGGTGTTCGGGAAATTGAGAAAAGGCTGACTAACACGGTTGGGTGGAGTGCAACTTCTGGCCAAGTTGACAACTGGGTGTACGAAGAGGCCAACACAACTTTCATTCAAGACAAGGAGATGTTGGAGAGGCTCATGAAGACGAATCCGAACTCCTTCAGGAAGCTGGTACAGACGTTCCTCGAGGCCAACGGACGCGGTTACTGGGACACCGCAGAGGAGAACATTGAGAAGTTGAAGGAGTTGTACCAAGAAGTTGAAGACAAAATTGAGGGAATCGATCGGTAA